CCCGGTAACTCTCGTGCGGAGAACAAGTTCAAGGCCGTCTCCGAAGCCTACGGCGTGCTGTCGGACCCGGAAAAACGCAAGCAGTACGACGAGGCACGCTCGTTGTTCGGTTCCGGCGGGTTCGGCGGTGGCGTCGGTGCCGGTGGCCGCGGTGGTTTCGGCGGTCCCGGCGGAGCAGGTGGCCCCGGTGGAGCGGGCGGATTCGACCTCGGGGATCTCTTCGGAGGCGCCCAGCGTGGTGGCTCCGGTGGCCTCGGGGACCTGTTCGGCGGACTGTTCGGCAATCAGCGTGGCGGTGGAGCGACGACCGCGAACCGTCCGCAGCGGGGCGCCGACGTCGAGACCGAGGTTCGTATCGACTTTACCGAGTCGGTGCGTGGGGCCACGGTCCCGCTCCGGCTGTCCAGCCCCACGACGTGCGCCACGTGCCACGGCTCGGGCGCACGTCCGGGGACTCGTCCGCGGACGTGCTCGAACTGCTCGGGCGCGGGCCTGGTCACCCGGAATCAGGGTGCTTTCGCGTTCAGCGAGCCCTGCCCCGACTGTCGCGGGCGGGGCAGCATCATCGACAACCCGTGTCAGGAGTGCCGCGGTGAGGGAGTCAGTACCAGTACCCGGACGCTGACCGTGCGGATTCCGCAGGGAGTGTCCGACGGACAGCGCATCCGGCTGGCCGGGCAGGGTGAACCCGGACGCCAGGGTGCGGGCTCCGGAGACCTCTATGTCGTGGTGCATGTGCGCCCACACCAGGTGTTCGGCCGCTCCGGGCATGATCTGACGATCACCGTTCCGGTCACCTTCCCCGAACTGACGTTGGGTGCGACATTGACTGTGCCCACACTCGACGGGAAGGTGTCCCTGAAGGTCCAACCCGGCACGAGCAGTGGTCGCACGCTGCGGGTGCGTGGCAAGGGCATCGGCAAAAAGGACGGTGGAAGCGGGGATATGCTGGTCACGTTGCAGGTGGCTGTTCCGTCCAAACTGGATGACAAGGCGAGTGCGGCGCTGGAGGCGTACGCGCAGGCCACCGCCGAGCACGATCCGCGCGCCGAGCTCCACGAACTGCTCGGAGGATCGGCATGACCGGAGAGCAGTGGCCCCGAGGAGCCGGTGTCACGATCGGATTCCCCCCGGGAGCGACCGAGGACACACCGGTGTTCGTCATCTCGGTCGCGGCCGAGCTTTCCGGACTGCATGCTCAGACACTGCGCAGCTACGATCGTCTGGGGCTGGTCTCGCCCGGCCGTACCCCGGCTGGCGGTCGGCGTTATTCGGCCAAGGACATCGCCGTGTTGCGAGAAGTGCAGCGCCTGTCCCAGGAGGAAGGTGTCAACCTCGCGGGCATCAAGCGGATCATCGAGCTGGAGAACCAGGTCGATGCTCTGCGGGGACGTGTGCAGGAGTTGATGGAGGAACTCGCAACCGCACACGCCGCCGCGGAACAGGCGGCGGCGCAGGTGCATGCTTCCTACCGCCGCGATCTCGTTCCGGTGCGGCAGGAGACGGCACTGGTGGTCTGGAAACCGAATCGCAGGCGCAGGCGCTGACTCGGTGATTTTTACAGTTTCGCGCGAAACTGCATTTTTCTATGTGCGGTTTCGCGCGAAACTGCATTTTTCGGGCGGGTCAGTCCGCGGTGCGGTGCGACCCGGCCACCGACCGGAAGGTGACGCCGAACCGGTTCCATGCGTTGATCGTGGCGATCGCCGTGACCAACGCGACGAGCGTGCGATCGTCGTAGTGTCGACAGGCCTCGTTCCAGACCTCATCGGACACACCCTCCGGGCCGAGCCGGGTCGCCTCCTCGGTCAGGGCGAGGGCTGCTTGCTCGGCTGAGGTGAAAAACGGTGCCTCGCGCCAGGTGACCACGGAGAACAGCCGCTCATCCGTTTCCCCCGCTGCCTTCGCGTCGTGGCTGTGCATGTCCACGCAGAAACCGCAGCCGTTCATCTGGCTGGCTCGTAATTTCACCAGTTCCAGTGTGGCTTTCGGCAGCGTGCTTTGGTTCAGGTACTTCTCCAGGCCGACCATTGCCGTGTAGGCGTCCGGATCGGCTT
This Haloactinomyces albus DNA region includes the following protein-coding sequences:
- the dnaJ gene encoding molecular chaperone DnaJ — translated: MSAREWLDKDFYAELGVSSDASADEIKKAYRKLARENHPDANPGNSRAENKFKAVSEAYGVLSDPEKRKQYDEARSLFGSGGFGGGVGAGGRGGFGGPGGAGGPGGAGGFDLGDLFGGAQRGGSGGLGDLFGGLFGNQRGGGATTANRPQRGADVETEVRIDFTESVRGATVPLRLSSPTTCATCHGSGARPGTRPRTCSNCSGAGLVTRNQGAFAFSEPCPDCRGRGSIIDNPCQECRGEGVSTSTRTLTVRIPQGVSDGQRIRLAGQGEPGRQGAGSGDLYVVVHVRPHQVFGRSGHDLTITVPVTFPELTLGATLTVPTLDGKVSLKVQPGTSSGRTLRVRGKGIGKKDGGSGDMLVTLQVAVPSKLDDKASAALEAYAQATAEHDPRAELHELLGGSA
- a CDS encoding heat shock protein transcriptional repressor HspR; protein product: MTGEQWPRGAGVTIGFPPGATEDTPVFVISVAAELSGLHAQTLRSYDRLGLVSPGRTPAGGRRYSAKDIAVLREVQRLSQEEGVNLAGIKRIIELENQVDALRGRVQELMEELATAHAAAEQAAAQVHASYRRDLVPVRQETALVVWKPNRRRRR
- a CDS encoding carboxymuconolactone decarboxylase family protein, which produces MNARLSIEADPDAYTAMVGLEKYLNQSTLPKATLELVKLRASQMNGCGFCVDMHSHDAKAAGETDERLFSVVTWREAPFFTSAEQAALALTEEATRLGPEGVSDEVWNEACRHYDDRTLVALVTAIATINAWNRFGVTFRSVAGSHRTAD